Below is a window of Thermodesulfomicrobium sp. WS DNA.
TCCGTGACATTGGCGATGCGCGGCAGATCCACCACCGCCACGGTGACCGGACCTGCGCCATGCATCGCAGCCGCCGCCTTGAAGGCCACCGAGTCTTCGTCCGGAAGCCCCACGCGGTCCAGGTAGGGGACCACCCCCCACACCGGCCGCCCGGTAAAACGCTCCACGTAGTCCATGGCCGGGAGAAGAAGGTCCTGCCTGCCGCGAAACTTGTTCACCACAAAGCCGGCGACCAGGGCGCGCTCCCACGGTTCGAGCACCTCCATAGTGCCCACGAAGGACGCAAAGACCCCGCCGCGGTCGATGTCGCCCACCACGAGCACTAAGGCGCCTGCGTGCCGGGCCATGCGCAGGTTGACCACATCGTGGGCCTTGAGGTTCACCTCGGCGATGCTGCCGGCGCCTTCGAGTAGCACGGCCTCGGCCTCGGCAGCCAAACGGGCATAGGCATCGGTGATCACGGGCCAGAGTTTCTCCTTGGCCCGGTGGTAGCCGGCCACGTCCAGATCCGCCCAGGGTTTGCCCAAGACCATCACCTGGGAACCCGTATCCGTACGCGGCTTGAGGAGCACCGGGTTCATGCGCACGTCCGGCGTGCGGCCGCACGCTGCCGCCTGCAGGGCCTGGGCCCGGCCCATCTCGCCGCCATCCGGGGTGACCGCGGAATTGAGGCTCATGTTCTGGGCCTTGAAGGGGACCACCCGCACCCCATCCTGCCACAACACCCGGCAGAGCCCGGCCACCAGCAGGCTCTTTCCCGCATCGGACGAACAGCCCGCCACCATGAGGGCCGGGGTGCGGCGCACGCGCCCCGGGCGGCGCACCCCAGCGCAGCACTCCAGCGCCTCCACCAGCCGGGCGTGGTCTTCGGGGCGGCGCACGGCCAGGCGCACAAACCGGTGATCCAGGCCGGGGACGGTACCGCAGCCGCGGATCAGGATGCCTTGGGCGGCCAGGTGCTGCACCACGGGCCGGGCGTCTGTGGCAAGTTCGCAGAGCACGTAATTGGCCTGTCCTGCGTACACCCGCCAGTGAAGACGGCGCGTGAGCTGCTCCACCAAATCCTGCCGCCACCAGGCCAGCGTACGCGCCGAGTCCTCGGCAAAAGCGACGTCGTCCAGGGCCGCCTGGGCCACAGCCTGGGCCGGGCCGCAGACGTTCCACGGAGGCAGCACCGCTTCAAGGCGGCGGACGATTTCCGGGTCCGCTGCTGCAAGCCCCACCCGCAAGGCCGGGATGGCGTACATCTTGGTGAGGGATACGAGGACGACCACGTTGGCCTGGCCACCGGCCACCAACCGCGGCGTGTGCGGGGGCAGGAAGTCGGCAAAGGCCTCGTCCACCACGAACAGGCTCGCCGGGTGCCGCGCGGCAAGGGCCGTCACGGCCGGCACCGGCAAAGGCAGCCCCACGGGGTTTCCCGGATGCCCCAGCATCACCAAGGCCGGACCCGCCACCAGCGCCCGCTCCACGGCCGCAAGATCCACCGCCAGCCCCGGCCCCGGCGGCACCAACTCCACCGTCATGCCCGCAGCCGCCGCAGCCCGGGGGTAGTCGCTGTAGCACGGCACCGGAATCACAGCACGGCCAAGCCCAGCCACCCGGGGCACGGCGAACACCAGCTCCGAAGCGCCCGCCCCCACCACCAGGCGCGCCTCGTCCACGCCGTAGCGCCGTGACGCCGCCTCGCGCACGGGCTCCGCCCGCGGCCAGGGGTAGTGCTGCACCGCATCGAGGCTGCGCGCCACCACGGCCCGCAGCCACGAAGGCGGCCCCAACGGGTTGATGCTGGCGGAGAAGTCCAGGATCTGCCCCACCCCGCATCCCAAGGCCCGAGCCGCGGCGTGGACCGCACCGCCGTGCGCAAGCACCCTGTCCTCCCTTAGTGCACCGTAGTGGAACTATGCTGCTTGACCTGATTTTTCAGGCTCTGCTCCATGTGCTTGGCCCCTTCTCCCTCGCGCCACTTCTCATAGACGTGCATCCACCAGTCGAAGCCGTAGATCTTCTCCATCAACTGGTCCTCGTGGAGCTCCACCCAGGTGTCAAAGAGGTACATCTCCACTTCAAAATCTTTGGAATCCAAGACGTTGGGCACCGTATTGGGCGCGAACTTCTTGCCCTCCACATAGAGCTGGAGGTACTCGCCCACGGCCTGCTGCGAAAGCTGCGGCGACAACGGCTCTTCCTGGAGCCGCTCCACCAACTCCCACATCTCCGGAAACGAGCGGCGCATCTGCATCTCCTGCTCCGGGGAGAGGACGAGGCGCAAGCCATCCTCCGCTTCTTGAATAAAATAGTACCGCAGCCAAAACTCAAAATGAAACACTTTCGCAACTTCGCGCACCGCAGCTTTGGGAACACTCATGGCATATCTCCTTCAAATAAATCCACGAAAAAAAACTCCAACAGCGCCTTCTGCATATTGACAACAGAAAACTTTGTTCCTAGCAATCCGTATATGTTCATCGACCCACAATAGGAGGACCGACCTATGGAAGATTATCTCAAACAGGCTCTGGAAATCGTTAAAGCACAAGCCAGCGTGCGTACCATGACCGAAGAAGAAATCACCTCCATGCTCAAAAAATTGACCACGAGCATCCGTAACGTGGCCGTGGAAGCAGCTCCTGAAGAAGGAGAGCTGGTGGAGGGGATGGACCCCAAGAAGGCCATCCGCGAAAAGTCCATCACCTGCATGGAGTGCGGAAAGACCTTCAAGGTCCTCACCAAGCGCCATCTGGCCACCCATGGCCTGAGCCCCAAAGAATACAAAGAAAAATGGGGCTATAAGAAAGACACCTCCCTGGTGGCCAAGTCCCTGGCCCGCGACCGCCGCAAGAAGATGCAGGACATGCGGCTGTGGGAAAAGCGCGGCATCGCCAAGGCGTCTGCCGAGTAATCTATCCCTCCGTGGCGCGGTCGGCATCCATGCGCCGCGCCACCTTCACCACCCGTACCTGGGCCAAATCGAGGTCTGGGTCCACCGCCCGCAGCACCCAAAGCGGGCTCGCATAGCCTTCCACCTGCCAGGAGAGCGTCACCACCCAGCCGTTCTCCACGTCCCGCACCGCCTGCACCACGGCGCGCACGTCCACTGGCCGCGATCCCCGTTTGGAAGGCTTTTCCACCACCCATGACGAGGCCGCCGCCAGCGCCGCCCACTGCTCGGCCAAACGCTGGCGCGCCGCCGGGTCCACACACGTGACGGCAAAGTCCTCTTCCACGGCCTCGGCCATTTTGCCGGTAAGCGGCAGCGGGGTCACCTCCACCACGCGCATACCGGTGGGCAACTCGGCGCTGACCGCCTCGGCCATGGTCTGCGGTGCCACCTGCTCCCGGGTGAAGATTTCCATCTCCTCGCAAAGGCTCCCCACCCCCACCGGCAGGGCCCGGGCAAAGGACATGAGCGGCGCAGGATGAAACCCGGCGCTAAAGGCAAGGGGCACCCGGGCGCGGCGAAAAGCCCGCTCAAAAAGACGCTGCAGCTCCAATTGGCTCAGATATACGGCCGGGCCCAGGACGCTATAGCGCATACGGAAACGTGCTGCACGCACCGTGAGGTCCACCTGCTCCACCGCCGGAGCCGCGGCCGCGGTCTCGGTTTCCGGCTGCAGGCGCGGGGCGAGCGCCCCGTCCTCTCCAGGACAGACCCCGCAGGCCCGGCAGGCGCCGAAGCGACAATCAGGCGTGGTCTTGCCCGCCAGGGCACGCGCCCGCTCGCGCAGCAGGAATTCCCGTGTGACCCCGGCACTGAGATGATCCCATGGCAGCGGGGATTGCGGGTCGCGCGCGGCAAGGTAGGACTCCGGATCCACGCCGCAAGCCGCAAAGGCCTCCATCCAGCGGTCGAGTTGTAAGTGGTCTTCCCAGCTGGAAAGCACGGCCCCGCGGGCCAAGGCCGCCTCGATGACCGGCGCCAAGGCCCGGTCTCCACGGGAGAACACGCCCTCCAGAAAGGTCATGGCCGGGCTGTGCCACTTGAGGCGCACAAACTTGTACGGCCGCACCGCCTGGCGCAAGAAGGCCAGCCGCCGCTCCACCTCGGCGCGCGAGATCTGCGCCTCCCATTGGAAGGGCGTATGCGCCTTGGGCACAAAAGGCGATACCGCCGCCGTCACCTGCAGGCGCTTGCGCGACGGCGCAGTCTCCGCCACCTTGCGGCACAAATCGATGATGCCGAGCAGGTCTTCATCGGTCTCCGTAGGCAGTCCAATCATGAAATAGAGTTTCACCTGCTGCCATCCGCAGGCAAACGCCTGGGAGGTGTGGCGCAAAAGCGCCTCTTCGGTGATGCCTTTGTTGATGACATCGCGCAGCCGCTGGGTCCCGGCCTCGGGGGCCAAGGTGAGGCCGGTGCGCCGGATACTGGCCAAAAGGGCCATGAGCTCGGGCGGCACGGACCCCACCCGCAGGGACGGCAGGGCGATGGACACCTGCTCCGCCCGGCACCGGGAGTAGGTTTCGGCAAAAAGGCGGGTGAGGCCGGTAAAGTCTCCGGTACTGAGGGACAAAAAAGACACTTCCTCGCTCCCGGTAGCCGCCAGCCCGTCCTCGATGA
It encodes the following:
- a CDS encoding MucR family transcriptional regulator — protein: MEDYLKQALEIVKAQASVRTMTEEEITSMLKKLTTSIRNVAVEAAPEEGELVEGMDPKKAIREKSITCMECGKTFKVLTKRHLATHGLSPKEYKEKWGYKKDTSLVAKSLARDRRKKMQDMRLWEKRGIAKASAE
- a CDS encoding cobyric acid synthase; amino-acid sequence: MLAHGGAVHAAARALGCGVGQILDFSASINPLGPPSWLRAVVARSLDAVQHYPWPRAEPVREAASRRYGVDEARLVVGAGASELVFAVPRVAGLGRAVIPVPCYSDYPRAAAAAGMTVELVPPGPGLAVDLAAVERALVAGPALVMLGHPGNPVGLPLPVPAVTALAARHPASLFVVDEAFADFLPPHTPRLVAGGQANVVVLVSLTKMYAIPALRVGLAAADPEIVRRLEAVLPPWNVCGPAQAVAQAALDDVAFAEDSARTLAWWRQDLVEQLTRRLHWRVYAGQANYVLCELATDARPVVQHLAAQGILIRGCGTVPGLDHRFVRLAVRRPEDHARLVEALECCAGVRRPGRVRRTPALMVAGCSSDAGKSLLVAGLCRVLWQDGVRVVPFKAQNMSLNSAVTPDGGEMGRAQALQAAACGRTPDVRMNPVLLKPRTDTGSQVMVLGKPWADLDVAGYHRAKEKLWPVITDAYARLAAEAEAVLLEGAGSIAEVNLKAHDVVNLRMARHAGALVLVVGDIDRGGVFASFVGTMEVLEPWERALVAGFVVNKFRGRQDLLLPAMDYVERFTGRPVWGVVPYLDRVGLPDEDSVAFKAAAAMHGAGPVTVAVVDLPRIANVTDVDPLRLEPDVRVVRARTPEDLEGACVIILPGSRSVAQDLEFLHASGLAAALQQAVRRGVEIIGICGGLQMLGTAIADPEGVESRLPARPLGLLAVETVFAPAKELVATAARHLPSGLELCGYEIHHGRTRPLGEVTPVVVRPDGTVIGWGHERVWGTYLHGLFDADPFRWHLVDGWRARLGLAPRGPGAVYDVNAALDRLAQVLRQSLPMERVYAALERSATTRCVP
- a CDS encoding TIGR03960 family B12-binding radical SAM protein, whose protein sequence is MKELLPLFSRPSHYLGTEIGAVHKDAAAVRVHVALAFPDLYEVGMSYLGQRILYGVLNAQPWIWAERVFAPSPDVGALLRARQVPLATLESDTPLGRLDAVLVSLTHELCYTTVLWMLELAGIPLRAADRRPEHPLVVAGGGCVFNAEPLAPFVDVMVLGDGEEAVLDLARAVDQAKTAGWSRQELLTHLSGMPGFYVPAFFTPDASGRMQGPGVVRKRALPQLDTAPFPTQQIVPFGKPVHDRLTVEIARGCTRGCRFCQAGMIYRPVRERTVSTVTRLIEDGLAATGSEEVSFLSLSTGDFTGLTRLFAETYSRCRAEQVSIALPSLRVGSVPPELMALLASIRRTGLTLAPEAGTQRLRDVINKGITEEALLRHTSQAFACGWQQVKLYFMIGLPTETDEDLLGIIDLCRKVAETAPSRKRLQVTAAVSPFVPKAHTPFQWEAQISRAEVERRLAFLRQAVRPYKFVRLKWHSPAMTFLEGVFSRGDRALAPVIEAALARGAVLSSWEDHLQLDRWMEAFAACGVDPESYLAARDPQSPLPWDHLSAGVTREFLLRERARALAGKTTPDCRFGACRACGVCPGEDGALAPRLQPETETAAAAPAVEQVDLTVRAARFRMRYSVLGPAVYLSQLELQRLFERAFRRARVPLAFSAGFHPAPLMSFARALPVGVGSLCEEMEIFTREQVAPQTMAEAVSAELPTGMRVVEVTPLPLTGKMAEAVEEDFAVTCVDPAARQRLAEQWAALAAASSWVVEKPSKRGSRPVDVRAVVQAVRDVENGWVVTLSWQVEGYASPLWVLRAVDPDLDLAQVRVVKVARRMDADRATEG